The Desulfovermiculus halophilus DSM 18834 DNA window GCTTTGTTGTTATTGCGCCTCAAGGGCGGGGGCAATTCGATGAGCCCCGCTTCCTGCATGCGAAGAAGAGTGTCTCTGACAGCAAACTCTTTGTATTTCCCGTTTGGCTGTTTCCACTCCCAGGTCTGGGCCAGGATGCATGATATCTGGGTCCGTCCCAGATGAAAATTCTCAGAGATGACCTGGCGGATTGCTTTCAGGTCATTTTCTGAATACTCACGGGAACGGAACTTAAAAATAATCTTCTGATCGGCCATGGAGAGAAGGTATCAAATCTCTCCCTCCGACGCCAGTTAATTTTTGCTTCTTGTTGGCAGATTTTTCAAAGGGCTAAACTGTTACGATTTCAGAAGTAATCTGAGATTGTTCTTTGGCACATGTGATAGGTACTGGTAGGTTGGAAAGGATCGTTATATTAATCGATGCTAAGTTTACAGTTTGCTTTGCGTTGGAAAAAAAATACGTTTTTGCTGTATTACAGGAAGTAAAGTATGCAAAATATAACGATAAAAGATCTTTACTTATGAGTCTCGCTCTAAATATATGGTTTTGGTGAATGCATCTATAAACTTGGTTTTTCCAAACTGTACCGCGTCCAAGTTTATCTTTATCACCACCTTCTGTATATAGAAGATCTCCATATTCAAGTAAATACTTTTGTTCTTCTTCTTTGGGGATTTCAATCTTTTTAAGATTGCTTAGATCTAAGTATCCATCTTGAACATTAGCAACTCTTAAGTAATAAAGCTCAGAGGTTTCTTTATTATAGAGCTTTCTTCCTTTCGTAACTCCGCCGACAATATTTGACAAATTTCCCAGCTTAACCCAAGCCCACCCCTCAGGCAGTTCCGGAAGATCCGCAAGCTCTTCCTTCGTCAGTGGCGGAAGATCCTTTGGTTTCTTTGGTTTGGTTGGCTTTTTTGTGCCCTCTGCCTCAGCCTGCTCACACGCTTTTTCCCATTCCGCAAGCTGCTTCTGATAGTGCTCTTCGCGTTCCTGCTTGATACGTTCCAGCAGCTTTTCAGCTGATTCAGGAGGATTGCCAGCTTCTTTCTGGCGCTTACGCCATGCTTCAGTCAACTTGCCTTCAAAAGCATGCTTGAGCACAGATTGACGATATGTTTTCAGCTGTTCCTGGGCCTTCTTCAGGCTCTGGGTGGCGCTGTCGAGTTCTGAAAAGAGTTCTTCGATTTTGGAGACTATTTGGTGTTGTTCGTAATAGGAGGGAAAACGCACAGTTATTTTTTTTAAGGAAGCTTGATTAAGCTTGAGTCTGGTAGTTCCGGTAACATAATATCGATAATCAATGTGGTTTAAGTAATATAATATAAACTTATTTGAAGTTAAGGATTTTATTATATGTGCATGATTATTTACCCAAAATTTTCCATTTACTATATATGCTTTATCTTTGAATGGATCTAGAAAAGGTGCTCCGTCTTCACCTAAAAGAACATGTTCACCCTCAAATATATAGTCATCAATACTGCCAACTTGTCCGGTTGCGCCATAGTATGGAAAAAGATCACTTTCTTGTTTTCCAGCGACTCTTTTATCTCGATCTTTTGAATTTATAGGAATCCTATAACTATCAAGTATATCACAAACTTCACCGATCTGCGATAAGCTCCAACTTCTTGGCAAAAGCTTGCCAGCATTTTGGTTGTATAGCATTCTTACGCCGCCAAAGCCTCATTCATTTCATCAATTATTGAACTTATCTCATCCCCAAACAGTTGAGCCATTTTTCCAGCTCCGCCCATGCCGTCAAAAGGGGCATATTGCAGGTCTTCCACGTCCATGTGGATGGAGCTGACGATGTGATCCCGGATCATGCGCAGCCAGGTCATTTGCTCTTCGTCGAATTTCTGGGCCGCTCCGGCCTGTTTGTCAAACACCCATTTTTTGAAGTTGCGATTAACTGTCTGATCATAGGGGGTCAGGGTGTGATCAATGTCGGTAACCCGGCGGATCAGGGAGACCAGGGCGGTCAGCTCGCTCTTTGGGGATTTGCCGTTCACTTTTTCCAACTGCTCATAGGCCTGCCAGACCCGGACAGGGGCTAAATAGGGCTTGTTTTGTTTCAGGGTTTCCAGCACCTGTTTGATCATATCATAGGTGATCTGCCTGCGGTTGTAAGGCTGGTTGTAGAAGATGGACAGGGCGGTGATTTCATTTTTGTGAGCCTCCAGAAAGGCCTTGAAATCTTCTATGATCTCTGATGCTTTTCCTTGGGCCTCGTAATCCCATCCAGCGTGCTCCAAATGATCCAGATTGATGTTATCGATAATCTGTTCATGAGAAGTGCGCACCTTTTCAATGTATTCGTTCAGCTCACCGGTAAAAGTATTCCTGGCCTCATCGATCAGGTCTTTTTGGGCTTCCTGCTTTTGCGTTTCATCCGGATCTGTATCAGCAGGCAAGCTGAATTTCTCTTTTGCAGCATCGATGATTTTATCTGGGTTATGGGCATCAAGGAGGTTGTGCACCAAGGTGTTGATAGATTTTCCCCCGGTCAGCTCTTTAAATTTTTCCCGCTCCTGGGGTGTAATTTGCTGCTCCAGCTTGGCCAGACGATTGGCCAACGAGGTATATGTGTCTTCATCACAGTGGCCCATGAGGGCGGCCTGCAGGAGGTCTTTGAGGGGAACCGACTTCTTTCGTTCCAGTGGGCGACTGTCAGTTTTCAGGGATTTGCTTACACCAACGGCATCCACTATGACGAATCCGGTTTTATTGGTTTGCGTTGATGGAGTTACCTTTTTCAGGTCGTCATAGCTCAGGGTTCTGGTTCCTCGGCCTTTCATCTGCTCAAAATAGTTCTTGGAACGCACATCGCGCATAAAGAGTAGACATTCCAGAGGCTTCACGTCCGTGCCTGTGGCGATCATATCCACAGTAACAGCGATTCTGGGATAGTAATCGTTACGAAACGAGGTCAGCATGGACTTTGGATCCTCGCTGGCCTTGTAGGTCACTTTTTTGCAAAAGGCGTTTTCCTCGGCAAACTCCTCGCGCACAATCTTGATGATGTCATCTGCATGGCTGTCGGTCTTGGCAAAGATGAGCGTTTTGGGAACCTCTTCCCGGACCGGAAAAATCTCCGGGAGCTTATCCCGAAAGGTCTTGATCACATTTCTGATTTGGCTGGGATTGACCACGTCCCGGTCAAGATCATTTCCTCTATAGGTCACATCCTCATCCAGCTGATCCCAGCGCATTCGGCGAGTTAAGCGGTCCCGTTTGTCTACCCATAGATCGGCAAACAACTTGCTTCCCTGTTTTGTGATTTCCGTCTCGATTAGGTAGGTGTCGTAGCCCACATTGACCCCGTCGGCCACAGCCTCTTCATGACGGTATTCACTGACCACGTTTTCATTAAAAAAGGCGAATGTGCGTTTATCCGGGGTAGCCGTCAGACCGATATGAAAGGCATCGAAATAATCCAGGACCTGCCGCCACAGGTTATAGATTGAGCGGTGACATTCATCGATGATAATGAAGTCAAAAAACTCTGGCGGAACATCCGGGTTGTATTCCACCTCTTTGGGCTGGCCGGTGGTTGCATGCTCATGCGGGTTGCTCTGTTCCGCAGCCTCATCCATGTCCTCGCCTTTGAGGATGGAATACATGCGCTGAATGGTGCTTATGCAAACCTGGCTGTCCTGGGGTACATATCTGGAATTGAGCCGCCGGACATTATACAGCTCAATGAATTTGCGATTGTCGTCTAAGGGGGTATAGGCCATGAACTCCTGTTCGGCTTGCTCTCCCAGGTTTTTGGTATCCACCAGAAAAAGGATCCGCTGAGCATCGGCGTACTTGAGGAGGCGATAAATGGAAGTGATAGCGGTAAAGGTCTTGCCGCTGCCAGTGGCCATTTGGATCAAGGCTCGTGGCCTGCCTTGCTTAAAGGACTCTTCCAGATTTGCGATTGCACGGAGCTGGCAATCCCGCAGGCCTTCAGGTGGAAGGTCAGGCAGTTGCTGCAGCCTCTGGCAGAGGCTTAATTGGCGGCTGATTCTTTGACTCAGAGTGGCGGGGTGGTGAAAGGAGAAGACCTCCCTGGCTCTGGGCTTGGGATCGCGCAGATCAGTAAATTGGGTAACCAGGCCGGTACTTTCATAGACAAAAGGCAGGGGGTGGGAATCGGCAAACCATTTAATCTTGCTTTTGGCGTAAGCTTCAGCCTGCCCTTCA harbors:
- a CDS encoding restriction endonuclease subunit S, yielding MLYNQNAGKLLPRSWSLSQIGEVCDILDSYRIPINSKDRDKRVAGKQESDLFPYYGATGQVGSIDDYIFEGEHVLLGEDGAPFLDPFKDKAYIVNGKFWVNNHAHIIKSLTSNKFILYYLNHIDYRYYVTGTTRLKLNQASLKKITVRFPSYYEQHQIVSKIEELFSELDSATQSLKKAQEQLKTYRQSVLKHAFEGKLTEAWRKRQKEAGNPPESAEKLLERIKQEREEHYQKQLAEWEKACEQAEAEGTKKPTKPKKPKDLPPLTKEELADLPELPEGWAWVKLGNLSNIVGGVTKGRKLYNKETSELYYLRVANVQDGYLDLSNLKKIEIPKEEEQKYLLEYGDLLYTEGGDKDKLGRGTVWKNQVYRCIHQNHIFRARLISKDLLSLYFAYFTSCNTAKTYFFSNAKQTVNLASINITILSNLPVPITCAKEQSQITSEIVTV
- a CDS encoding type I restriction-modification enzyme R subunit C-terminal domain-containing protein, with translation MNKTPEQEARDSIDELLEKSGWVVVNKKAINWSLGPGLAVREYQTDAGPADYVLFVDRKPVGVIEAKRKDEGHRLSSHEGQAEAYAKSKIKWFADSHPLPFVYESTGLVTQFTDLRDPKPRAREVFSFHHPATLSQRISRQLSLCQRLQQLPDLPPEGLRDCQLRAIANLEESFKQGRPRALIQMATGSGKTFTAITSIYRLLKYADAQRILFLVDTKNLGEQAEQEFMAYTPLDDNRKFIELYNVRRLNSRYVPQDSQVCISTIQRMYSILKGEDMDEAAEQSNPHEHATTGQPKEVEYNPDVPPEFFDFIIIDECHRSIYNLWRQVLDYFDAFHIGLTATPDKRTFAFFNENVVSEYRHEEAVADGVNVGYDTYLIETEITKQGSKLFADLWVDKRDRLTRRMRWDQLDEDVTYRGNDLDRDVVNPSQIRNVIKTFRDKLPEIFPVREEVPKTLIFAKTDSHADDIIKIVREEFAEENAFCKKVTYKASEDPKSMLTSFRNDYYPRIAVTVDMIATGTDVKPLECLLFMRDVRSKNYFEQMKGRGTRTLSYDDLKKVTPSTQTNKTGFVIVDAVGVSKSLKTDSRPLERKKSVPLKDLLQAALMGHCDEDTYTSLANRLAKLEQQITPQEREKFKELTGGKSINTLVHNLLDAHNPDKIIDAAKEKFSLPADTDPDETQKQEAQKDLIDEARNTFTGELNEYIEKVRTSHEQIIDNINLDHLEHAGWDYEAQGKASEIIEDFKAFLEAHKNEITALSIFYNQPYNRRQITYDMIKQVLETLKQNKPYLAPVRVWQAYEQLEKVNGKSPKSELTALVSLIRRVTDIDHTLTPYDQTVNRNFKKWVFDKQAGAAQKFDEEQMTWLRMIRDHIVSSIHMDVEDLQYAPFDGMGGAGKMAQLFGDEISSIIDEMNEALAA